From Pseudoalteromonas rubra, one genomic window encodes:
- a CDS encoding DUF2797 domain-containing protein produces MQGTLRKMQAQLNCASAPTINYQLPVGDDLLPLNELIGKRLTLTFSGNIFCCNCGKKTKKSYSQGHCFVCMKKLASCDMCIMKPETCHYDQGTCREPEWGETHCMIPHYVYLANTSGLKVGITRHTQIPTRWIDQGATQAVPIFKVQTRLQSGLVEVALAEFIADKTNWRNMLKGINPELDLKASAAELIPQIQAKLDELAELFGATAIERLDEDVVDLNFPVTDYPSKISSFNFDKEPVVSGILQGIKGQYLIFDTGVINIRKFTSYEVSVSLD; encoded by the coding sequence ATGCAAGGTACTCTACGTAAGATGCAGGCACAATTGAATTGTGCATCGGCACCAACCATAAACTATCAGCTGCCTGTGGGCGACGATCTGTTGCCATTGAACGAGCTGATTGGCAAGCGTCTGACGCTCACATTTAGTGGCAACATTTTCTGTTGTAATTGTGGTAAGAAAACCAAAAAGAGTTACTCTCAGGGCCACTGCTTTGTGTGTATGAAAAAACTGGCGAGTTGCGACATGTGTATCATGAAGCCCGAAACCTGCCATTATGATCAGGGCACTTGCCGTGAGCCAGAGTGGGGCGAAACACACTGTATGATCCCGCACTATGTCTACCTGGCAAACACCTCAGGCCTGAAAGTGGGGATCACCCGTCATACCCAGATCCCGACACGCTGGATAGATCAGGGCGCCACGCAGGCAGTCCCTATCTTCAAAGTACAGACCCGGTTGCAATCGGGCCTGGTGGAAGTGGCTCTCGCGGAATTTATTGCGGATAAAACCAATTGGCGCAATATGCTCAAAGGCATTAATCCAGAACTGGACCTTAAAGCATCCGCTGCAGAGCTGATCCCACAGATCCAGGCTAAGCTGGATGAGCTGGCTGAACTGTTTGGCGCCACAGCAATTGAGCGGCTCGATGAAGACGTGGTGGATCTGAACTTCCCGGTAACTGACTACCCGAGCAAGATCAGTTCTTTTAACTTTGATAAAGAGCCAGTTGTCAGTGGCATACTGCAAGGCATTAAAGGCCAGTACCTGATCTTTGACACGGGTGTGATCAATATTCGTAAGTTCACCTCATACGAAGTTTCGGTGAGTCTGGACTAG
- the purD gene encoding phosphoribosylamine--glycine ligase yields MNILVIGSGGREHALAFKAAQNPSVKTVFVAPGNAGTALEPKLQNVAIGVEDIDALLAFAQDNKVELTIVGPEAPLVIGVVDRFRDAGLAIFGPTQGAAQLEGSKSFTKDFLARHQIPTAAYQTFEEIEPALAYVKAQGAPIVVKADGLAAGKGVIVAMTEAEAEDAIRDMLAGNAFGDAGSRVVIEEFLEGEEASFIVMVDGKNVLPFATSQDHKRAYNGDEGPNTGGMGAYSPAPVVTAEIHQRIMDEVITPTVEGMAAEGHPYTGFLYAGLMIAADGTPKVIEYNCRFGDPETQPIMLRLQSDLVTLIEAANRQELDQTEIQFDPRAAVGVVLAAKGYPASYPKGDAISGLRVTYPEGEKVFHAGTKQDGDAVVTAGGRVLCATALGHTVTEAQKRAYALVQEINWDGVEYRTDIAYRAIAREQ; encoded by the coding sequence ATGAATATACTTGTCATTGGCAGCGGCGGCCGTGAACACGCACTGGCGTTCAAGGCTGCGCAAAACCCATCTGTAAAAACTGTATTTGTTGCCCCTGGCAACGCAGGCACGGCCCTTGAGCCAAAGCTGCAAAACGTAGCCATTGGTGTCGAAGACATCGATGCCTTGCTGGCTTTTGCCCAGGACAACAAAGTTGAGCTCACGATTGTTGGCCCTGAAGCACCACTGGTGATCGGCGTCGTTGACCGCTTCCGTGATGCGGGTCTGGCCATTTTTGGCCCAACTCAGGGAGCAGCTCAATTAGAAGGCTCTAAGTCATTCACTAAGGACTTTTTAGCTCGCCACCAGATCCCAACGGCAGCTTATCAGACCTTTGAAGAAATTGAGCCTGCTTTGGCTTATGTTAAAGCACAAGGCGCACCAATCGTTGTGAAAGCAGATGGTCTGGCTGCCGGTAAAGGCGTGATCGTGGCAATGACTGAAGCCGAAGCAGAAGACGCCATTCGCGATATGCTGGCGGGCAATGCCTTTGGTGACGCTGGTAGCCGCGTTGTTATCGAGGAGTTCCTCGAAGGTGAGGAAGCCTCATTCATCGTAATGGTTGATGGTAAGAACGTTTTACCATTCGCCACCAGTCAGGACCACAAGCGCGCTTATAATGGTGACGAAGGTCCGAACACGGGCGGCATGGGCGCATACTCTCCTGCTCCGGTTGTAACCGCAGAGATCCACCAGCGCATTATGGATGAGGTGATCACACCTACCGTTGAGGGCATGGCAGCAGAAGGCCACCCTTACACAGGATTTCTGTATGCAGGCCTTATGATTGCAGCTGATGGCACGCCAAAAGTGATCGAATACAACTGTCGCTTTGGCGACCCGGAAACGCAGCCTATCATGCTGCGTCTGCAATCGGATCTGGTGACCCTGATTGAAGCAGCTAACCGACAAGAGCTAGATCAGACTGAAATTCAGTTTGATCCTCGCGCCGCTGTGGGTGTGGTGCTGGCAGCCAAGGGCTATCCAGCTAGCTATCCGAAAGGAGATGCGATCTCTGGTTTACGTGTTACCTATCCGGAAGGTGAAAAAGTCTTCCATGCGGGCACTAAACAAGATGGTGACGCCGTCGTGACAGCTGGTGGTCGTGTCCTGTGTGCTACTGCGCTGGGTCACACCGTCACAGAAGCACAAAAGCGCGCGTATGCGCTGGTACAGGAGATTAACTGGGACGGTGTTGAATATCGTACCGACATCGCCTACCGTGCCATTGCACGCGAGCAATAA
- a CDS encoding class I SAM-dependent methyltransferase: MKFAIKSIIAAGILTALSGCNSTTESSASSELSSAVASAERKAENRARDQYRHPEQTLAFFGLQPNMTVVEIAPGGGWYSEILAPVVKGQGTYYAAHFPENSEGYFKRSLDGFKKKVAEDARFSEVKVTEFAPGTHVDIAPAGSADMVLIFRSVHNWYMRQGDEGVLAAFQAFNKALKPGGTLGVVAHRLPEHRDDEDQKRSGYMKQNYVINLAKQAGFELVASSEINANPLDSANHPKGVWTLPPRLALGDEKAEQYKAIGESDRMTLKFKKL; encoded by the coding sequence ATGAAATTTGCCATTAAATCTATCATCGCAGCAGGCATTTTGACCGCCCTGAGTGGCTGTAACAGCACCACTGAAAGCAGTGCGTCCAGCGAGCTGAGCTCAGCAGTGGCGAGCGCTGAACGTAAGGCTGAGAACCGTGCACGCGACCAGTATCGTCACCCGGAGCAAACACTGGCATTTTTTGGCCTTCAGCCAAATATGACCGTTGTTGAAATTGCCCCAGGTGGTGGCTGGTACAGTGAAATTCTGGCACCGGTTGTTAAGGGTCAGGGGACTTACTACGCAGCACACTTCCCGGAAAACAGCGAAGGTTACTTCAAACGTTCTCTGGACGGCTTCAAGAAAAAAGTCGCTGAAGATGCGCGCTTTAGTGAAGTCAAAGTCACTGAGTTTGCACCAGGCACACACGTTGATATTGCCCCTGCAGGTAGCGCTGACATGGTACTGATCTTCCGTAGCGTCCATAACTGGTACATGCGTCAGGGTGACGAAGGTGTGCTTGCTGCTTTTCAGGCTTTCAATAAAGCGTTGAAACCAGGTGGCACTTTGGGCGTTGTTGCGCACCGTTTACCTGAACACCGTGATGATGAAGACCAGAAACGTTCTGGTTATATGAAGCAAAACTATGTCATCAACCTGGCTAAACAAGCTGGATTCGAATTAGTTGCAAGCAGTGAAATCAACGCCAACCCGTTGGACAGCGCCAACCACCCGAAAGGTGTGTGGACTTTACCACCACGTTTAGCTTTGGGTGATGAAAAGGCCGAGCAATACAAGGCCATCGGGGAAAGCGATCGAATGACCCTGAAATTCAAAAAGCTTTAA
- the purH gene encoding bifunctional phosphoribosylaminoimidazolecarboxamide formyltransferase/IMP cyclohydrolase: MDIHRPIRRALLSVSDKTGIVEFARALSEQGVELLSTGGTCKLIAENGIPVTEVSDHTGHPEIMDGRVKTLHPKIHGGILARRGQDEGVMADNNISAIDMVVVNLYPFAQTVAKADCSLEDAIENIDIGGPTMVRAAAKNHKDVTIVVNAADYDRVINEMKANNGSTEYKTRFDLAIAAYEHTAQYDGMIANYFGKMVPDYTEEAAEDTKFPRTINMQFTKKQDMRYGENSHQDAAFYVENDIEEASVATAKQIQGKALSYNNIADTDAALECVKSFSEPACVIVKHANPCGVAQDKDILSAYDRAFKTDPTSAFGGIIAFNRELDADTAEAIIARQFVEVIIAPKISDAAAQIVAAKKNVRLLECGEWQTATTGVDIKRVNGGVLIQDRDQGMVQASDLKVVSKRQPTEQELKDLMFCWKVAKFVKSNAIVYARDGMTIGVGAGQMSRVYSAKIAGIKAADENLEVKGSVMASDAFFPFRDGIDAAAEAGITAVIQPGGSMRDEEVIAAADEAGMAMVFTGMRHFRH; encoded by the coding sequence ATGGATATACATCGTCCAATTCGTCGCGCGCTGCTAAGCGTGTCAGACAAAACCGGTATCGTTGAATTTGCCCGTGCTCTGAGCGAGCAAGGCGTTGAACTCCTGTCAACTGGCGGCACCTGTAAACTCATCGCCGAGAACGGCATTCCTGTTACTGAAGTATCTGACCACACCGGTCACCCGGAAATCATGGACGGCCGGGTCAAAACCCTACACCCGAAAATCCACGGTGGTATTCTTGCACGTCGCGGCCAGGACGAAGGCGTGATGGCAGACAACAACATCTCAGCCATTGATATGGTTGTAGTCAACTTATACCCCTTTGCACAAACCGTTGCAAAAGCTGACTGCTCCCTGGAAGATGCGATTGAGAACATCGACATCGGCGGTCCAACTATGGTTCGCGCTGCTGCGAAGAACCACAAAGATGTGACCATTGTTGTGAATGCAGCTGACTATGACCGTGTTATCAACGAGATGAAAGCGAATAATGGCTCAACTGAGTACAAGACGCGCTTTGACCTGGCGATTGCAGCTTATGAGCACACGGCGCAGTATGACGGCATGATCGCGAACTACTTCGGTAAAATGGTCCCGGACTATACCGAAGAGGCGGCCGAAGACACTAAGTTCCCACGCACCATCAATATGCAGTTCACCAAGAAGCAGGATATGCGCTACGGTGAAAACTCGCATCAGGACGCAGCCTTCTACGTTGAAAACGACATTGAAGAAGCATCCGTGGCGACAGCGAAACAAATTCAGGGTAAAGCACTGTCTTACAACAACATCGCAGATACCGATGCGGCCCTTGAGTGTGTGAAGAGCTTCTCAGAGCCTGCCTGTGTGATCGTCAAGCATGCGAACCCATGTGGTGTGGCACAAGATAAAGACATCCTGAGCGCCTATGACCGTGCCTTCAAAACCGATCCGACGTCTGCATTTGGCGGCATCATTGCTTTCAACCGTGAGCTGGATGCCGACACAGCTGAAGCCATCATTGCACGTCAGTTCGTTGAAGTGATCATTGCCCCTAAAATCTCTGACGCTGCGGCACAAATTGTGGCAGCGAAGAAGAACGTCCGTTTGCTGGAATGTGGTGAATGGCAAACGGCTACAACCGGCGTTGACATCAAGCGTGTCAATGGTGGCGTTCTAATTCAGGACCGCGACCAGGGCATGGTTCAGGCGAGCGATTTGAAAGTGGTGTCTAAGCGCCAGCCAACCGAGCAAGAGCTGAAAGATCTGATGTTCTGCTGGAAAGTGGCTAAATTCGTCAAGTCGAATGCTATCGTTTATGCACGTGATGGCATGACCATAGGTGTGGGTGCCGGCCAGATGAGCCGTGTTTACTCTGCGAAGATCGCCGGTATCAAAGCCGCCGATGAAAACCTGGAAGTCAAAGGGTCTGTTATGGCCTCTGATGCCTTCTTCCCGTTCCGCGACGGTATCGATGCCGCAGCGGAAGCTGGTATCACTGCGGTGATCCAGCCTGGCGGCTCAATGCGCGATGAAGAAGTCATTGCCGCAGCCGACGAAGCGGGCATGGCCATGGTCTTCACTGGCATGCGTCATTTCCGTCACTAA
- the fis gene encoding DNA-binding transcriptional regulator Fis, protein MFEQNVTSPFITNAHVQSQEKPQPLRDAVKKAVHHYLKQLNGQDVQDVYELVLSELEAPLLEEVMTYTRGNQTRAAILLGINRGTLRKKLKKYGMN, encoded by the coding sequence ATGTTCGAACAAAATGTGACTTCTCCATTTATCACTAACGCTCATGTTCAGTCACAAGAGAAACCGCAACCACTTCGCGATGCAGTGAAAAAAGCTGTACACCACTACCTGAAACAGCTTAACGGTCAGGACGTACAAGACGTTTATGAGTTGGTTCTTTCTGAGCTTGAAGCACCACTACTTGAAGAAGTAATGACTTACACACGTGGTAACCAGACTCGTGCTGCAATCTTACTGGGTATCAACCGTGGTACACTACGTAAGAAACTGAAAAAGTACGGTATGAACTAA
- the dusB gene encoding tRNA dihydrouridine synthase DusB, producing the protein MRIGPYQLENNLMVAPMAGITDRPFRQLCRRLGAGLAVSEMLSSNPKVWKTDKSMNRMDHSGESGIRSVQIAGSDPELMAQAAQFNVSNGAQIIDINMGCPAKKVNKKLAGSALLQYPELVEEIVQAVVNAVDVPVTLKIRTGWDPENRNGIEIARIAERNGIASLAVHGRTRACMYKGDAEYATIKAIKAAVGIPVVANGDIDSPQKAKQVLEFTGADAIMIGRAAQGRPWIFREIDHYLRTGETLAAPELSEVRSILMEHLTNLHQFYGMPMGVRIARKHVSWYLQAHDQEGQFRRVFNALDDANAQVETLEHYFETLAAN; encoded by the coding sequence GTGCGTATTGGTCCTTACCAACTTGAAAACAACTTAATGGTCGCGCCAATGGCGGGGATCACCGACAGGCCTTTCAGACAATTGTGTCGGCGCTTAGGAGCCGGACTGGCGGTGTCAGAAATGTTGTCTTCAAATCCGAAGGTATGGAAAACCGATAAATCAATGAACCGCATGGATCACAGCGGCGAGTCGGGTATTCGTTCCGTGCAAATTGCCGGATCAGATCCTGAATTGATGGCACAAGCAGCGCAGTTCAATGTCAGTAATGGCGCGCAGATCATAGATATCAATATGGGCTGCCCCGCTAAGAAAGTGAATAAAAAGCTGGCAGGCTCAGCATTATTGCAATATCCGGAACTTGTGGAAGAGATAGTTCAGGCCGTGGTCAACGCAGTCGACGTCCCTGTCACCCTAAAGATCCGTACTGGATGGGACCCGGAAAATCGCAATGGCATTGAGATTGCCCGCATTGCCGAACGCAATGGTATTGCATCTTTGGCCGTACATGGGCGTACCCGTGCATGTATGTATAAAGGCGATGCTGAATACGCCACGATCAAGGCGATCAAGGCAGCGGTTGGCATTCCTGTGGTGGCTAATGGAGACATTGACTCTCCGCAAAAGGCCAAGCAGGTTCTGGAATTTACGGGCGCAGATGCCATCATGATTGGTCGAGCAGCCCAAGGTCGTCCCTGGATTTTTCGGGAGATTGACCATTATTTGCGTACTGGAGAAACGCTAGCCGCTCCGGAATTATCCGAAGTGCGCAGCATTTTGATGGAGCATTTGACAAACCTCCATCAGTTCTACGGTATGCCAATGGGTGTACGCATCGCACGCAAACATGTGTCCTGGTATTTGCAGGCCCATGACCAAGAAGGTCAATTTAGGCGAGTATTCAATGCTCTGGATGATGCCAATGCGCAAGTCGAGACATTAGAACACTATTTTGAAACACTAGCAGCTAACTAA
- the prmA gene encoding 50S ribosomal protein L11 methyltransferase, with protein MAWIQIRIDADKTSADHYSDLLMEIGCPSVTYIDGQNNPIYEPKPGEVLLWPQTIVIGLFEASHDMQAVVDYLKTASDAPLKYKLEQLEDKDWEREWMDNFHPIKFGERLWICPSWRDIPEPDAVNVLLDPGLAFGTGTHATTALCLKWLEQQDLSGKTVVDFGCGSGILGIAAIKLGAERVIGIDIDPQALVASRDNASRNGVVEQLEVYLPENQPEFSADIVVANILAQPLRELHEVILGFLKPGGEIAMSGILEEQAQSVADVYAPFLALDAIAQEGEWTRVSGKKG; from the coding sequence ATGGCTTGGATCCAGATCCGCATTGATGCCGACAAAACCAGCGCCGACCATTACAGCGATTTGCTTATGGAAATCGGCTGTCCATCTGTCACATATATCGACGGACAAAACAACCCCATATACGAGCCTAAGCCCGGTGAAGTGCTGCTGTGGCCACAAACCATCGTGATTGGTTTGTTTGAAGCAAGTCATGATATGCAAGCCGTTGTGGACTATTTAAAGACGGCCAGCGATGCGCCGCTAAAGTACAAACTGGAACAGCTGGAAGACAAAGATTGGGAACGAGAGTGGATGGACAACTTCCACCCGATCAAATTCGGAGAGCGTTTGTGGATCTGCCCCAGCTGGCGCGATATACCCGAGCCGGACGCCGTGAATGTCCTGCTTGACCCCGGACTGGCCTTTGGCACAGGGACCCATGCGACCACCGCACTATGCCTGAAGTGGCTGGAACAGCAAGACTTAAGCGGCAAAACCGTCGTCGACTTTGGCTGTGGCTCCGGGATCCTTGGGATCGCGGCGATCAAACTGGGTGCTGAACGCGTGATCGGCATCGATATCGATCCACAGGCACTGGTTGCCAGTCGCGATAATGCCAGCCGTAATGGCGTAGTCGAGCAGCTGGAAGTCTACCTCCCAGAGAACCAACCTGAGTTTTCTGCAGATATCGTGGTTGCAAATATCCTCGCTCAGCCTCTCAGAGAGCTTCACGAAGTGATCCTGGGTTTTCTTAAACCGGGCGGTGAAATTGCCATGTCGGGGATCCTGGAAGAGCAGGCGCAATCTGTTGCCGATGTCTATGCCCCTTTCCTTGCGCTGGATGCCATTGCTCAGGAAGGTGAATGGACCCGAGTAAGCGGAAAAAAAGGTTAG
- the rpoD gene encoding RNA polymerase sigma factor RpoD has product MDQSPQSQLKLLIQKGKEQGYLTFAEVNDHLPQDIIDSDQVEDIISMINDMGIQVAESAPDVDELMMQETTTDEDAAEAAAAALATVEKEIGRTTDPVRMYMREMGTVELLTREGEILIAKRIEEGINQVQISVAEYPEAITYLLEQWDKYEAEEMRLSDIVTGFFDSLEDDEAPISATHIGSELSEEDLDDEDDDGDEDDDDSEDADTGPDPEIAREHFEELRTLYNNARKCFEVKGRAHPDSQAAIAEIGELFRKFKLVPKQFDRMVNNMRDMMDRVRVQERIIMKQACQIAKLPKKTFIKHFANNETDMAWVDAEIAAGDKHSAKLAQVKPEIERCVNKLTAIEESTGLSIERIKDINRRMSIGEAKARRAKKEMVEANLRLVISIAKKYTNRGLQFLDLIQEGNIGLMKAVDKFEYRRGYKFSTYATWWIRQAITRSIADQARTIRIPVHMIETINKLNRISRQMLQEMGREPSPEELAERMMMPEDKIRKVLKIAKEPISMETPIGDDEDSHLGDFIEDTTIESPVDSATMESLRGATNEVLAGLTAREAKVLRMRFGIDMNTDHTLEEVGKQFDVTRERIRQIEAKALRKLRHPSRSDLLKSFLDVKG; this is encoded by the coding sequence ATGGATCAATCTCCTCAGTCACAACTCAAACTTCTGATTCAGAAAGGTAAAGAGCAAGGTTACTTAACTTTTGCAGAAGTTAACGATCACCTTCCACAAGACATCATAGATTCGGATCAAGTAGAAGATATCATTAGCATGATCAATGATATGGGTATCCAGGTAGCAGAGTCTGCACCGGATGTCGACGAACTGATGATGCAGGAAACCACGACCGACGAGGATGCAGCCGAAGCAGCGGCTGCCGCATTGGCAACGGTAGAAAAAGAAATCGGCAGGACCACAGATCCAGTACGTATGTATATGCGTGAAATGGGCACGGTTGAACTGCTGACGCGTGAAGGCGAAATTCTCATCGCTAAACGCATTGAAGAAGGGATTAATCAGGTTCAGATCTCGGTTGCCGAGTATCCTGAAGCCATTACTTACTTACTGGAGCAATGGGACAAGTACGAAGCCGAGGAGATGCGCCTGAGCGACATTGTAACTGGTTTTTTTGACTCGTTGGAAGACGATGAAGCCCCCATTTCAGCAACGCACATCGGTTCAGAGCTGAGCGAAGAAGATCTCGACGATGAAGATGATGATGGCGATGAAGACGACGACGATTCGGAAGACGCTGATACTGGCCCGGATCCTGAAATTGCGCGCGAGCACTTCGAAGAATTAAGAACCCTGTACAACAATGCACGTAAGTGTTTTGAAGTAAAAGGCCGAGCGCACCCGGACTCACAAGCTGCGATCGCCGAAATTGGCGAGTTATTCCGTAAGTTCAAGCTGGTACCTAAGCAATTTGACCGCATGGTAAATAACATGCGTGATATGATGGATCGCGTTCGCGTACAAGAACGTATCATCATGAAGCAAGCTTGCCAGATAGCGAAACTGCCGAAGAAAACCTTCATCAAGCACTTCGCCAACAATGAAACCGATATGGCCTGGGTCGATGCAGAAATTGCCGCAGGTGACAAACATTCAGCTAAGCTGGCTCAAGTTAAGCCTGAGATTGAGCGCTGTGTGAATAAGCTGACGGCCATTGAAGAAAGCACAGGCCTGAGCATTGAACGTATCAAAGACATCAACCGTCGTATGAGCATTGGTGAAGCGAAAGCCCGTCGTGCGAAAAAAGAAATGGTTGAAGCCAACTTACGTCTTGTTATTTCAATTGCCAAGAAATACACCAACCGTGGTCTGCAATTCCTGGATCTGATCCAGGAAGGTAACATTGGTCTGATGAAAGCCGTTGATAAGTTTGAATACCGTCGTGGTTATAAGTTCTCTACTTATGCGACGTGGTGGATCCGTCAGGCAATCACCCGTTCTATTGCGGACCAGGCACGTACAATCCGTATTCCGGTACATATGATTGAAACGATCAACAAGTTGAATCGTATTTCGCGTCAGATGCTACAGGAAATGGGTCGTGAGCCGAGTCCGGAAGAGCTGGCAGAGCGCATGATGATGCCAGAAGACAAGATCCGCAAAGTGCTGAAAATTGCCAAAGAGCCAATCTCCATGGAAACCCCAATCGGTGATGATGAAGATTCGCATCTGGGTGATTTCATCGAAGACACCACGATTGAATCGCCGGTGGATTCAGCCACAATGGAAAGCCTGCGCGGCGCCACCAATGAGGTACTTGCAGGCCTGACAGCTCGTGAGGCAAAAGTACTGCGCATGCGTTTTGGTATCGACATGAATACCGACCATACGCTGGAAGAAGTTGGTAAGCAGTTTGACGTAACACGTGAACGTATTCGTCAGATTGAAGCCAAGGCGCTTCGAAAGCTGCGTCATCCATCACGCTCTGATTTACTGAAGAGCTTCCTGGATGTCAAAGGCTAA